A section of the Candidatus Aegiribacteria sp. genome encodes:
- a CDS encoding beta-N-acetylglucosaminidase domain-containing protein: MLCGVVEGFYGRPYNPRKRRILFDYLSMLDEAGYVYAPKNDPFHRLSWREDYPEDEWSQLSETIGTAVSTGLEFIFGISPWQFRRGDSGFHERFRKSGKNGRYTGRTVSVHVAQCP, from the coding sequence ATGTTATGCGGAGTCGTTGAAGGATTTTACGGCAGGCCTTATAATCCGCGAAAGAGGCGTATTCTATTCGATTATCTTTCGATGCTGGATGAAGCCGGATATGTATACGCACCCAAGAACGATCCCTTCCATAGACTCAGCTGGAGAGAAGATTATCCTGAAGATGAATGGTCACAGCTGTCCGAAACGATTGGTACCGCGGTTAGTACGGGGTTAGAGTTCATATTCGGTATAAGTCCGTGGCAGTTCCGTCGCGGTGATTCAGGTTTTCATGAAAGGTTTAGAAAAAGCGGAAAGAACGGCAGGTACACTGGAAGAACTGTATCCGTACATGTTGCCCAATGCCCATAG